The Fictibacillus phosphorivorans genomic sequence ATCATGGTAGACGAGGACCTGCCCGTCTGTATGTTTACCTGCACCGATTCCGATAACAGGAATTCTTAATTTTTTTGTTACGATCTCAGCCAGCTGTTGCGGAACGCATTCTAAAACGATAGCGAACGCTCCAGCTTTTTCAAGCAACAAACTCTCTTCGATCAGTCGTTCTGCATCTCTTTCTTCTTTTCCTTGAACACCATAACCACCCATCACACCTACCATCTGAGGTGTAAGACCAAGGTGTCCCATGACAGGAACGCCTGCATCCGTCAATCTTTCAACGGTCTGAACGATCTTCTTTCCGCCTTCTACTTTGACTGCTGATGCACCGCTTTCTTGAAGAATTCTTCGTGCGTTATTGAGCGTCTCATCGATCGAACCGTGATACGTCATAAACGGCATATCCGTCACGATAAACGTGTTCGGAGCGCCGCGCTTTACCGCTTTTGTATGATGGATCATATCTTCCATCGTCACGGGAATCGTTGAATCATACCCAAGTACGACCATGCCAAGAGAATCTCCGACTAACAAAAGATCCATCTCCGCTTTTTCACAGATCACGGCAGTAGGGTAATCATAAGCCGTTACCATCGTGATCTTTTCGCCATCACTCTTCATCTTAAGAAAACTTTTCGTCGTTTTCATTATAAAGCCTCCCTGTTTTTGGTTTGACTTTTTCCATAGCATACAATGTTGTTTTCGATGTCTTTTGATAGGTTCTTTCTCAATGGTTATTGCTTTATGAACCTAACCTAAGTCATCACAGCAAGTTGATTGAAGCGCAAGGTGCGAGACTCCTGCGGGACGAGCGGTCAGGTGAGACCCTTAATGGCGCGAAGCGGCAAGGGGCTCACCGGTCGTCCCGCGGAAAGCGAGCAACCTGGAGCGAAAATCAACATCTCTCAAAAGCAACATTGCATAACAGAAAAATGCCTCTAACAGGGCCAGAAGTGCAAAAAACCTTCTTTCCAATAGAGGAAGAAGGCATAGGAAAAAATCCTAGACTTTTATTGTTTGCTCCCTCTGTCCCGGTCCTAAATTTGGATCTAGGCAGATATAAGGTTTGTGGTTAAAACTAGACAAGATTAGTGCAGTTCCACTCGGATACCGCCTACAACATTATTTTATCACGGACTTTCCTTAAGTAGAAGGAAATTCGATATCAGCTGAATAGATGGAGTGTACAACGCCATGATCGTCTTCTAAGAGCAGTACACCTTCTTCAGTGATTCCTTTTGCATAACCTGTGATCGCTCCTGTTATCGATCTCGCTGTGATTCGTTTTCCTAAACTGAACGCACGAGATTCCCATAGCAGCTTGATCATGCCAAAACCGTTCTCCAAATATTGTTGGTATAGGGTTTCGATCTCTTGAAGAAGCACGCCCACCACTTCAGCTCGCTTGTATGTTTGTCCGCCTTCAATGGCTAGACTTGTAGCGATCTCCGCGATTTCATCAGAAAAGTGGTTTCTTTCTTGGTTCACATTAATCCCAATGCCGACAATGACCGAATGGATAGAGTCAGCTTCAGCTTGAAGTTCTGTTAAGATCCCAGCTGATTTTTTACCGCTGATCAAAATATCGTTCGGCCATTTGATCGCTGCTTCGATGCCTGATACTTTTTCGATCGCTTTTGACACAGCTACCGCTATTAGCAATGTTAGCTGAGGAGCTTTTTGAAGAGGAATGTTAGGTTTTAAGATCAAGCTCATCCAAACTCCTGTTCCTTTAGGAGATTGCCACGCTCTTCCTAACCTTCCTCTCCCACCGGTCTGTTCGTCAGCAAGTACGATGCTTCCTTCAA encodes the following:
- the panB gene encoding 3-methyl-2-oxobutanoate hydroxymethyltransferase — protein: MKTTKSFLKMKSDGEKITMVTAYDYPTAVICEKAEMDLLLVGDSLGMVVLGYDSTIPVTMEDMIHHTKAVKRGAPNTFIVTDMPFMTYHGSIDETLNNARRILQESGASAVKVEGGKKIVQTVERLTDAGVPVMGHLGLTPQMVGVMGGYGVQGKEERDAERLIEESLLLEKAGAFAIVLECVPQQLAEIVTKKLRIPVIGIGAGKHTDGQVLVYHDMIGYGFHHVPKFVKTYGNVKDVMVEGLLKYKEDVRTQQFPEESHSFNMKAETLHSLYGGVQS
- a CDS encoding biotin--[acetyl-CoA-carboxylase] ligase, whose amino-acid sequence is MGAMMKEALLHMLTEQEGEFVSGQEISNRLDCSRTAIWKHISELRKSGYTIEAVQKRGYRLITSPDAVTAEEVSLYTGNGTFGKKITYRESVNSTQEIAHALARDGEVEGSIVLADEQTGGRGRLGRAWQSPKGTGVWMSLILKPNIPLQKAPQLTLLIAVAVSKAIEKVSGIEAAIKWPNDILISGKKSAGILTELQAEADSIHSVIVGIGINVNQERNHFSDEIAEIATSLAIEGGQTYKRAEVVGVLLQEIETLYQQYLENGFGMIKLLWESRAFSLGKRITARSITGAITGYAKGITEEGVLLLEDDHGVVHSIYSADIEFPST